The proteins below come from a single Trachemys scripta elegans isolate TJP31775 chromosome 16, CAS_Tse_1.0, whole genome shotgun sequence genomic window:
- the LOC117888886 gene encoding ADP-ribosylation factor 6-like: MGKMLSKIFGNKEMRILMLGLDAAGKTTILYKLKLGQSVTTIPTVGFNVETVTYKNVKFNVWDVGGQDKIRPLWRHYYTGTQGLIFVVDCADRDRIDEGRQELHRIINDREMRDAIILIFANKQDLPDAMKPHEIQEKLGLTRIRDRNWYVQPSCATSGEGLCEGLMWLTSNYKS, encoded by the coding sequence ATGGGGAAAATGCTGTCCAAGATCTTCGGCAATAAGGAGATGCGGATTCTGATGCTAGGACTGGACGCGGCCGGGAAGACCACCATCCTTTACAAGCTGAAGCTGGGCCAGTCGGTCACCACCATCCCCACCGTGGGCTTCAACGTAGAGACGGTGACCTACAAGAACGTCAAGTTCAACGTCTGGGACGTGGGGGGCCAGGACAAGATCCGGCCTCTCTGGAGACACTACTACACGGGTACCCAGGGGCTCATCTTCGTGGTGGACTGCGCCGATCGCGACCGGATTGACGAAGGCCGGCAGGAGCTGCACCGCATCATTAACGACCGGGAGATGCGAGACGCCATCATCCTCATCTTCGCCAACAAGCAGGACCTACCCGACGCCATGAAGCCCCACGAAATCCAGGAGAAACTGGGACTGACGCGCATTAGGGACAGGAATTGGTATGTCCAGCCCTCGTGCGCGACGTCGGGGGAAGGACTCTGCGAAGGTCTGATGTGGCTGACATCCAATTACAAATCCTAA